One genomic region from Anabaena sp. PCC 7108 encodes:
- a CDS encoding HEAT repeat domain-containing protein — MIETSGEEYSAQNAPNLTPEIAIANLQSSDLSLRYYAAWWLGKFRVSQPEAIDALIAALEDEADRTELGGYPLRRNAARALGKLGNLKAVPGLIRCLECPDFYVREAAAQSLAMLRDKRALPALIKLLDGGVDQAIQVPGLPHLTQPYTAVLEALGAMGATEAISLIQPFLKHSVPRLQCSAARAMYQLTQDSIYGELLVKTLATGDLKMRRVVLGDLGAIGYLAAAEAIAQAQVENSFKLIALKGLLEYQLPEQSDTFGISEQAIRVMDLMDSLL; from the coding sequence ATGATAGAAACCAGTGGAGAAGAATATTCTGCTCAGAATGCACCAAATCTCACACCAGAGATAGCTATTGCTAACCTGCAATCATCAGATTTAAGTCTCCGCTATTATGCTGCTTGGTGGTTGGGTAAGTTCCGAGTCAGTCAGCCAGAAGCCATAGACGCACTCATCGCGGCGTTAGAGGATGAAGCCGACAGAACAGAACTGGGTGGTTATCCCTTACGGCGTAATGCGGCAAGGGCGCTTGGTAAATTAGGTAACTTAAAAGCCGTACCAGGTTTGATTAGGTGTTTAGAATGTCCTGATTTTTATGTCCGCGAAGCAGCAGCCCAATCTTTAGCGATGCTTAGGGATAAAAGAGCATTACCAGCCCTGATAAAACTGCTAGATGGGGGAGTTGACCAAGCTATACAAGTTCCAGGACTACCCCACCTTACCCAGCCCTATACAGCAGTATTAGAAGCCTTGGGAGCTATGGGTGCAACTGAGGCTATTTCCCTTATTCAGCCTTTTCTCAAGCATTCAGTTCCTCGATTGCAATGCTCCGCAGCCAGAGCCATGTACCAACTCACACAAGACTCTATTTATGGGGAGTTATTAGTGAAAACTTTGGCAACAGGTGATTTAAAAATGCGCCGCGTTGTTTTGGGTGACTTGGGGGCAATTGGGTATTTGGCAGCAGCAGAAGCGATCGCCCAAGCACAAGTGGAAAATAGCTTTAAACTGATTGCTTTAAAAGGATTACTAGAGTATCAACTGCCAGAACAGTCTGATACTTTTGGTATATCTGAACAAGCTATCC
- a CDS encoding phycobilisome linker polypeptide, with translation MFGQTTLGASSVSSSASRVFRYEVVGLKQNQETDKNKFDIRRSGSVFITVPYSRMNEEMQRISRLGGRIVKIETLTVAEEN, from the coding sequence ATGTTCGGTCAAACCACACTTGGTGCTAGTAGCGTTTCTTCGTCTGCAAGCCGTGTATTTCGTTACGAAGTTGTCGGCTTAAAGCAAAACCAAGAAACCGACAAAAATAAATTCGACATTCGCCGCAGTGGTAGCGTATTTATCACCGTACCCTACAGTCGGATGAATGAAGAAATGCAACGGATTAGCCGTTTAGGTGGCAGAATCGTCAAAATTGAAACTTTGACTGTAGCAGAAGAAAACTAA
- a CDS encoding phycobilisome linker polypeptide encodes MAITTAASRLGTEPFSDARRVEMRPYASREEVESVIRAVYRQVLGNDYILASDRLIGAESLLRDGNLSVREFVRSVAKSELYKTKFFYNSFQTRLIELNYKHLLGRAPYSESEVTYHLDLYINQGYDAEIDSYIDSEEYQNSFGDNVVPYYRGFDFQAGQSAAGFTRMFRLYRGYANSDTAQVEGDKSRLARELASNKTSSVVGPSGSNDNWSFRVSTDDAPKQNLGNAVGESNRTYRVEVTGIRNPGYPSVRRSSTVFIVPYERLLDKMQQIHRVGGKIVSVIST; translated from the coding sequence ATGGCAATTACAACAGCAGCATCCAGACTAGGAACAGAGCCTTTTAGCGACGCACGCAGGGTTGAAATGCGCCCCTACGCCAGCCGCGAAGAAGTCGAATCCGTAATTCGTGCCGTTTATCGGCAAGTTTTAGGAAATGATTATATATTGGCATCAGATCGCCTGATTGGTGCAGAATCACTTCTACGCGATGGTAATTTAAGTGTGCGGGAGTTTGTCCGCAGCGTCGCTAAATCAGAACTCTACAAAACTAAATTCTTCTACAACAGTTTCCAAACTCGGTTAATTGAACTCAACTATAAACACTTGTTGGGTCGCGCACCATATAGTGAGTCGGAAGTGACTTATCACTTAGACTTATATATTAACCAAGGTTACGACGCGGAAATTGACTCCTACATTGATTCAGAAGAATATCAAAACAGCTTTGGTGACAACGTAGTTCCTTACTATCGCGGTTTTGATTTTCAAGCAGGACAAAGTGCAGCCGGTTTTACTCGGATGTTCCGTTTATATCGTGGTTATGCCAACAGCGATACTGCTCAAGTCGAAGGTGATAAATCTCGTTTAGCACGGGAATTAGCTAGTAATAAGACTTCCTCAGTTGTTGGACCCTCTGGCAGTAACGATAATTGGAGTTTCCGTGTATCTACAGACGATGCTCCTAAACAAAACTTAGGTAATGCTGTAGGAGAATCAAATCGCACTTACCGAGTTGAAGTTACAGGCATTCGCAATCCAGGATACCCCAGCGTTCGTCGTAGCAGCACAGTATTTATTGTCCCTTACGAGCGCCTTTTAGACAAAATGCAGCAAATTCATCGAGTGGGCGGCAAAATTGTCAGCGTAATTTCAACGTAA